One genomic segment of Tripterygium wilfordii isolate XIE 37 chromosome 9, ASM1340144v1, whole genome shotgun sequence includes these proteins:
- the LOC120006645 gene encoding uncharacterized protein LOC120006645 isoform X2 yields MPCSSGSHFLYNGKPAHLVHSSGLKLPSHGTDTADTSAKPLNVHSSVSNHHYNLGRSIFLKRSRHHYGHQYSRRNTSTSHGKVSPCRDEKLSFKIINQCNPESSCHAENRNKAFSRQERIRPSSLAMDSISSDMVKMVCGICQKLLRRKPYFLRDGMSSGEYSVVAVLVCGHVYHANCLEARTGPEDRRDPSCPLCLGLAFTEVDAPRGEELHVWK; encoded by the exons ATGCCTTGCTCTTCTGGAAGTCATTTTTTATACAACGGG AAACCTGCACATTTAGTCCATTCTAGTGGACTGAAGCTGCCCTCACATGGCACTGATACTGCAGATACCTCTGCAAAGCCACTGAACGTTCATTCTTCTGTGTCTAATCATCATTACAATCTTGGCCGTTCAATATTCCTGAAACGTTCACGTCACCACTATGGCCATCAATACTCTAGGCGTAACACATCAACTTCACATGGCAAGGTTTCCCCTTGTCGGGATGAGAAGCTTTCCTTCAAGATCATTAATCAATGCAACCCTGAGTCAAGCTGCCATGCAG AGAACAGGAATAAAGCATTTAGCAGGCAAGAGAGAATTAGGCCCAGCTCCTTGGCAATGGATTCCATCTCATCAGATATGGTGAAGATGGTATGTGGGATCTGTCAGAAGCTGCTGAGAAGAAAACCCTATTTTCTCAGAGATGGAATGTCTTCTGGTGAATACTCTGTTGTGGCAGTTTTAGTATGTGGCCATGTTTATCATGCCAACTGTTTGGAGGCAAGAACAGGCCCTGAAGACAGACGCGACCCCTCCTGCCCATTGTGCTTGGGCTTAGCATTCACGGAGGTTGATGCCCCAAGAGGTGAGGAACTACACGTATGGAAGTAG
- the LOC120006645 gene encoding uncharacterized protein LOC120006645 isoform X1, translating to MGKRKRSNDRTKHNLTLRDPPSVSDNMPCSSGSHFLYNGKPAHLVHSSGLKLPSHGTDTADTSAKPLNVHSSVSNHHYNLGRSIFLKRSRHHYGHQYSRRNTSTSHGKVSPCRDEKLSFKIINQCNPESSCHAENRNKAFSRQERIRPSSLAMDSISSDMVKMVCGICQKLLRRKPYFLRDGMSSGEYSVVAVLVCGHVYHANCLEARTGPEDRRDPSCPLCLGLAFTEVDAPRGEELHVWK from the exons ATGGGGAAGAGAAAGCGAAGTAATGATCGGACCAAGCACAACCTGACCCTCCGCGATCCTCCTTCTGTCTCCG ACAACATGCCTTGCTCTTCTGGAAGTCATTTTTTATACAACGGG AAACCTGCACATTTAGTCCATTCTAGTGGACTGAAGCTGCCCTCACATGGCACTGATACTGCAGATACCTCTGCAAAGCCACTGAACGTTCATTCTTCTGTGTCTAATCATCATTACAATCTTGGCCGTTCAATATTCCTGAAACGTTCACGTCACCACTATGGCCATCAATACTCTAGGCGTAACACATCAACTTCACATGGCAAGGTTTCCCCTTGTCGGGATGAGAAGCTTTCCTTCAAGATCATTAATCAATGCAACCCTGAGTCAAGCTGCCATGCAG AGAACAGGAATAAAGCATTTAGCAGGCAAGAGAGAATTAGGCCCAGCTCCTTGGCAATGGATTCCATCTCATCAGATATGGTGAAGATGGTATGTGGGATCTGTCAGAAGCTGCTGAGAAGAAAACCCTATTTTCTCAGAGATGGAATGTCTTCTGGTGAATACTCTGTTGTGGCAGTTTTAGTATGTGGCCATGTTTATCATGCCAACTGTTTGGAGGCAAGAACAGGCCCTGAAGACAGACGCGACCCCTCCTGCCCATTGTGCTTGGGCTTAGCATTCACGGAGGTTGATGCCCCAAGAGGTGAGGAACTACACGTATGGAAGTAG